From Heteronotia binoei isolate CCM8104 ecotype False Entrance Well chromosome 12, APGP_CSIRO_Hbin_v1, whole genome shotgun sequence, the proteins below share one genomic window:
- the ALAD gene encoding delta-aminolevulinic acid dehydratase isoform X1: MHRPCVAGSRESELPERRRVRGRSMGEVCGFWVCAWTVIVVPNAFPSSILSCGFLNLSNQNSTMMQLESLLHSGYFHPVLRSWQTSATAFDATNLIYPIFVTDSPDAVEPIPSLPGQARYGVNKLEEMLRPLVADGLKCILIFGVPTKAAKDEQGSAADAKDTPAIQAVKMIRSEFPELLIACDVCLCPYTSHGHCGILREDGTLQNEASCQRLAEVALAYAKAGCHIVAPSDMMDGRIRAIKEALISNDMGNKVSIMSYSAKFASCFYGPFRDAALSKPAFGDRRCYQLPPGARGLAVRAVDRDVREGADMLMVKPGMPYLDLVREVKDKHPTHPLAVYHVSGEFAMLWHGAQAGAFNLKTAVLEAMTGFRRAGADIIITYYVPQLLRWLKEDQA; encoded by the exons ATGCATCGACCGTGCGTGGCCGGATCTAGAGAATCCGAGCTTCCGGAAAGACGCAGGGTCAGGGGGAGGTCTATGGGGGAAGTGTGTGGGTTTTGGGTCTGCGCCTGGACGGTGATCGTTGTCCCGAATGCCTTTCCCTCCTCCATTCTATCTTGCGGCTTTCTG AATCTCTCCAACCAGAACTCTACTATGATGCAGCTAGAGTCTCTCTTGCACAGTGGCTATTTCCACCCCGTGCTGCGGTCATGGCAGACGTCAGCCACTGCTTTTGATGCCACCAATCTCATCTACCCCATCTTTGTGAC AGACAGCCCTGATGCCGTGGAGCCCATTCCTAGTCTGCCTGGCCAGGCCCG GTATGGAGTCAACAAGCTGGAGGAGATGCTGCGCCCTCTGGTGGCTGATGGGCTGAAGTGCATTCTGATATTTGGTGTCCCCACTAAAGCAGCCAAG gATGAACAAGGCTCTGCAGCTGATGCGAAGGACACACCGGCAATCCAGGCTGTGAAGATGATCCGGTCTGAATTCCCAGAGTTGCTGATAGCCTGTGATGTCTGCCTCTGCCCATACACTTCTCATGGACATTGTG GCATCCTTCGGGAGGATGGCACCCTCCAGAACGAGGCCAGCTGCCAGAGACTGGCAGAGGTGGCACTGGCTTACGCTAAGGCAG GATGCCATATTGTTGCCCCCTCGGATATGATGGACGGGCGCATCCGTGCGATAAAGGAGGCCCTGATCTCCAATGACATGGGCAACAAG GTTTCCATCATGAGCTACAGTGCCAAGTTTGCTTCCTGCTTCTATGGCCCTTTTAG AGATGCAGCCTTGTCCAAACCCGCCTTCGGAGACAGACGGTGTTACCAGCTTCCTCCAGGGGCTCGAGGACTGGCTGTGCGAGCAGTG GACCGGGATGTGCGAGAAGGAGCAGATATGCTAATGGTAAAACCAGGGATGCCCTACCTAGACCTTGTGCGGGAGGTCAAGGATAAA CATCCCACCCACCCGTTGGCTGTTTACCATGTCTCAGGGGAGTTTGCCATGTTGTGGCATGGAGCACAAGCTGGTGCCTTTAACTTGAAGACTGCAGTTCTGGAAGCCATGACAGGGTTCAGACGAGCAg gGGCTGACATCATCATTACATACTATGTGCCTCAGCTTCTGCGGTGGCTTAAAGAAGACCAGGCATGA
- the ALAD gene encoding delta-aminolevulinic acid dehydratase isoform X2, which translates to MHRPCVAGSRESELPERRRNLSNQNSTMMQLESLLHSGYFHPVLRSWQTSATAFDATNLIYPIFVTDSPDAVEPIPSLPGQARYGVNKLEEMLRPLVADGLKCILIFGVPTKAAKDEQGSAADAKDTPAIQAVKMIRSEFPELLIACDVCLCPYTSHGHCGILREDGTLQNEASCQRLAEVALAYAKAGCHIVAPSDMMDGRIRAIKEALISNDMGNKVSIMSYSAKFASCFYGPFRDAALSKPAFGDRRCYQLPPGARGLAVRAVDRDVREGADMLMVKPGMPYLDLVREVKDKHPTHPLAVYHVSGEFAMLWHGAQAGAFNLKTAVLEAMTGFRRAGADIIITYYVPQLLRWLKEDQA; encoded by the exons ATGCATCGACCGTGCGTGGCCGGATCTAGAGAATCCGAGCTTCCGGAAAGACGCAGG AATCTCTCCAACCAGAACTCTACTATGATGCAGCTAGAGTCTCTCTTGCACAGTGGCTATTTCCACCCCGTGCTGCGGTCATGGCAGACGTCAGCCACTGCTTTTGATGCCACCAATCTCATCTACCCCATCTTTGTGAC AGACAGCCCTGATGCCGTGGAGCCCATTCCTAGTCTGCCTGGCCAGGCCCG GTATGGAGTCAACAAGCTGGAGGAGATGCTGCGCCCTCTGGTGGCTGATGGGCTGAAGTGCATTCTGATATTTGGTGTCCCCACTAAAGCAGCCAAG gATGAACAAGGCTCTGCAGCTGATGCGAAGGACACACCGGCAATCCAGGCTGTGAAGATGATCCGGTCTGAATTCCCAGAGTTGCTGATAGCCTGTGATGTCTGCCTCTGCCCATACACTTCTCATGGACATTGTG GCATCCTTCGGGAGGATGGCACCCTCCAGAACGAGGCCAGCTGCCAGAGACTGGCAGAGGTGGCACTGGCTTACGCTAAGGCAG GATGCCATATTGTTGCCCCCTCGGATATGATGGACGGGCGCATCCGTGCGATAAAGGAGGCCCTGATCTCCAATGACATGGGCAACAAG GTTTCCATCATGAGCTACAGTGCCAAGTTTGCTTCCTGCTTCTATGGCCCTTTTAG AGATGCAGCCTTGTCCAAACCCGCCTTCGGAGACAGACGGTGTTACCAGCTTCCTCCAGGGGCTCGAGGACTGGCTGTGCGAGCAGTG GACCGGGATGTGCGAGAAGGAGCAGATATGCTAATGGTAAAACCAGGGATGCCCTACCTAGACCTTGTGCGGGAGGTCAAGGATAAA CATCCCACCCACCCGTTGGCTGTTTACCATGTCTCAGGGGAGTTTGCCATGTTGTGGCATGGAGCACAAGCTGGTGCCTTTAACTTGAAGACTGCAGTTCTGGAAGCCATGACAGGGTTCAGACGAGCAg gGGCTGACATCATCATTACATACTATGTGCCTCAGCTTCTGCGGTGGCTTAAAGAAGACCAGGCATGA